One window from the genome of Heptranchias perlo isolate sHepPer1 chromosome 22, sHepPer1.hap1, whole genome shotgun sequence encodes:
- the cluap1 gene encoding clusterin-associated protein 1 homolog isoform X1 — protein sequence MSFRDLRNFTEMMRALGYPRLISMENFRTPNFPLVAEILIWLVKRYEPQTDIPTDVDTEQDRVFFIKAVAQFMATKAHIKLNTKKLYQADGYAVKELLKITTVLYNAMKTKRMDRSEDAEEDSSKFKFDLGSKIADLKTARQLASEITSKGATVFDLLGKEVDLREMRTAAIARPLEINETEKALRAGIKEIMEQVQKTKDMLNNVASDEANLEAKIEKKKLELERSKKRLQSLQSVRPAFMDEYEKIEEDLQKQYETYVEKFRNLCYLEQQLEDLHRMEQERFEETENTLRLMQNKLKEEEKRLMKSSGKDDDSDNEIQEDEGSDSDLEDRRPLKPRLTRELPIQGRVGGRVVGTMHGGDTEDELQTLSAKSKEAENSNSSSKKDDSDDSEIDVEDDEEEEEDEYEVAEDDDESIDIQPEQQSSRIHKQEQQDESDNDF from the exons ACTTCACCGAGATGATGAGGGCACTGGGATACCCTCGCTTAATCTCCATGGAAAACTTCCGGACTCCAAACTTCCCTTTGGTAGCAGAGATTCTCATTTGGCTTGTCAAAAG ATATGAGCCCCAGACAGATATCCCTACAGATGTGGACACGGAACAGGATCGGGTTTTCTTCATCAAAGCTGTAGCTCAGTTCATG GCCACCAAAGCTCACATTAAGCTCAACACCAAGAAGCTGTACCAGGCTGACGGTTATGCGGTGAAAGAGCTGCTGAAGATTACTACTGTTCTCTACAATGCCATGAAGACAAAGCGAATGGACAGAAGTGAGGATGCTGAAGAAGACAGTTCCAAATTCAAATTTGACTTGGGGTCAAAG ATTGCAGATTTGAAAACTGCGAGACAACTAGCCTCTGAGATTACCTCCAAAGGGGCGACAGTGTTTGATTTACTGGGGAAAGAAGTGGACCTGCGG GAGATGAGAACAGCAGCAATTGCAAGGCCTCTCGAAATCAATGAGACCGAGAAGGCACTAAGAGCTGGAATTAAAGAGATCATG GAGCAAGTGCAAAAGACCAAGGATATGCTGAACAATGTCGCCTCTGATGAAGCAAACCTGGAGGCCAAGATTGAGAAGAAGAAGCTGGAGCTGGAGAGGAGCAAGAAGCGACTGCAGAGCCTGCAGAGCGTCAG GCCAGCCTTCATGGATGAATACGAGAAGATTGAGGAGGATCTCCAGAAACAGTACGAGACTTACGTGGAAAAGTTCCGTAACTTGTGCTACCTGGAGCAGCAGCTTGAAGACCTGCACAGGATGGAACAGGAGAGGTTTGAG GAAACTGAAAACACATTGCGCCTAATGCAGAATAAACTGAAGGAAGAAGAAAAAAGGCTGATGAAAAGTTCAG GGAAAGATGATGATTCTGACAATGAGATACAGGAAGATGAGGGTTCGGATAGTGATCTAGAAGACAGAAGACCACTAAAACCACGGCTCACTAGGGAGCTGCCCATTCAGG GCAGAGTTGGCGGTCGAGTAGTTGGGACAATGCATGGAGGTGACACTGAGGATGAG CTGCAAACATTGTCTGCTAAGTCAAAGGAAGCCGAGAACTCCAACAGCAGCAGCAAGAAG GATGATTCAGATGACAGTGAGATTGATGTTGaagatgatgaggaagaggaggaggatgaatatGAAGTTGCTGAAGATGATGATGAAAGTATAGATATTCAACCAGAACAGCAGTCTAGCAGAATCCACAAACAGGAGCAGCAGGATGAAAGTGACAATGACTTTTAG
- the cluap1 gene encoding clusterin-associated protein 1 homolog isoform X2, with translation MSFRDLRNFTEMMRALGYPRLISMENFRTPNFPLVAEILIWLVKRYEPQTDIPTDVDTEQDRVFFIKAVAQFMATKAHIKLNTKKLYQADGYAVKELLKITTVLYNAMKTKRMDRSEDAEEDSSKFKFDLGSKIADLKTARQLASEITSKGATVFDLLGKEVDLREMRTAAIARPLEINETEKALRAGIKEIMEQVQKTKDMLNNVASDEANLEAKIEKKKLELERSKKRLQSLQSVRPAFMDEYEKIEEDLQKQYETYVEKFRNLCYLEQQLEDLHRMEQERFEETENTLRLMQNKLKEEEKRLMKSSGKDDDSDNEIQEDEGSDSDLEDRRPLKPRLTRELPIQGRVGGRVVGTMHGGDTEDEDDSDDSEIDVEDDEEEEEDEYEVAEDDDESIDIQPEQQSSRIHKQEQQDESDNDF, from the exons ACTTCACCGAGATGATGAGGGCACTGGGATACCCTCGCTTAATCTCCATGGAAAACTTCCGGACTCCAAACTTCCCTTTGGTAGCAGAGATTCTCATTTGGCTTGTCAAAAG ATATGAGCCCCAGACAGATATCCCTACAGATGTGGACACGGAACAGGATCGGGTTTTCTTCATCAAAGCTGTAGCTCAGTTCATG GCCACCAAAGCTCACATTAAGCTCAACACCAAGAAGCTGTACCAGGCTGACGGTTATGCGGTGAAAGAGCTGCTGAAGATTACTACTGTTCTCTACAATGCCATGAAGACAAAGCGAATGGACAGAAGTGAGGATGCTGAAGAAGACAGTTCCAAATTCAAATTTGACTTGGGGTCAAAG ATTGCAGATTTGAAAACTGCGAGACAACTAGCCTCTGAGATTACCTCCAAAGGGGCGACAGTGTTTGATTTACTGGGGAAAGAAGTGGACCTGCGG GAGATGAGAACAGCAGCAATTGCAAGGCCTCTCGAAATCAATGAGACCGAGAAGGCACTAAGAGCTGGAATTAAAGAGATCATG GAGCAAGTGCAAAAGACCAAGGATATGCTGAACAATGTCGCCTCTGATGAAGCAAACCTGGAGGCCAAGATTGAGAAGAAGAAGCTGGAGCTGGAGAGGAGCAAGAAGCGACTGCAGAGCCTGCAGAGCGTCAG GCCAGCCTTCATGGATGAATACGAGAAGATTGAGGAGGATCTCCAGAAACAGTACGAGACTTACGTGGAAAAGTTCCGTAACTTGTGCTACCTGGAGCAGCAGCTTGAAGACCTGCACAGGATGGAACAGGAGAGGTTTGAG GAAACTGAAAACACATTGCGCCTAATGCAGAATAAACTGAAGGAAGAAGAAAAAAGGCTGATGAAAAGTTCAG GGAAAGATGATGATTCTGACAATGAGATACAGGAAGATGAGGGTTCGGATAGTGATCTAGAAGACAGAAGACCACTAAAACCACGGCTCACTAGGGAGCTGCCCATTCAGG GCAGAGTTGGCGGTCGAGTAGTTGGGACAATGCATGGAGGTGACACTGAGGATGAG GATGATTCAGATGACAGTGAGATTGATGTTGaagatgatgaggaagaggaggaggatgaatatGAAGTTGCTGAAGATGATGATGAAAGTATAGATATTCAACCAGAACAGCAGTCTAGCAGAATCCACAAACAGGAGCAGCAGGATGAAAGTGACAATGACTTTTAG